A stretch of the Bacillus sp. FJAT-18017 genome encodes the following:
- the yppF gene encoding YppF family protein, whose product MDISTLKTSFILQRDNDSVDANVLRDYARKLYIQNEITASTYRRLIQELEATGATVPEITGEKVTN is encoded by the coding sequence ATGGATATTTCAACATTGAAGACAAGCTTTATCCTGCAAAGAGACAATGATTCCGTAGATGCAAATGTTTTGAGGGATTATGCAAGGAAACTTTATATTCAAAATGAAATCACAGCTTCCACATATCGGAGGCTAATCCAGGAGCTCGAAGCTACAGGCGCCACTGTGCCGGAAATAACCGGTGAAAAAGTTACTAATTAA
- the hcp gene encoding hydroxylamine reductase translates to MFCYQCEQTPSGGCTVVGVCGKDETIASLQDTIIFALKGIAAYRTHANQLGFTDSFVDTTTHEALYMTLTNSNFNVQEHIDMAMKVGQSAVRMMEVLDEAHTKRLGIPQPIRVSQNKIEGKSIVVTGHNLFALEELLKQTEGKGINIYTHSEMLPAHGYPALKKYSHLKGNIGKAWYDQRRLFEKFPGAILATTNCVMPIKGSYADRMFSYEVAGLENVQKIVNDDFTPLIDRALELPEANIESEETLLTGFHHETVLGLAPEVIAAVKEGKIKRFFVIAGCDAPGKGGEYYRELATSLPPETVILTTSCGKFRFNDVDYGTVPGTEIPRYIDLGQCNNSGSTVKIAKALADAFECEINELPVSIVLSWFEQKAVAILLGLFSLGIKDIRIGPKPPEFISAGVLEVLQNAFNLKLIGDAQEDMNEMLQLSDAK, encoded by the coding sequence ATGTTCTGTTATCAATGTGAACAAACCCCGTCTGGCGGTTGTACGGTCGTCGGAGTTTGCGGGAAAGATGAAACGATTGCAAGTCTACAGGATACAATCATTTTTGCCCTGAAGGGAATTGCAGCCTACCGGACACACGCAAATCAACTCGGTTTTACGGATTCTTTTGTGGATACGACAACCCATGAAGCTCTTTACATGACCTTAACGAATTCGAATTTCAATGTCCAAGAGCATATTGACATGGCAATGAAGGTTGGCCAATCTGCAGTTCGCATGATGGAAGTGCTCGATGAGGCCCATACAAAACGCCTGGGCATTCCGCAGCCTATCCGAGTCAGCCAAAACAAAATTGAAGGTAAGTCGATAGTGGTAACAGGGCATAACCTGTTCGCGCTTGAGGAGCTATTAAAGCAAACAGAAGGTAAGGGCATTAACATCTATACCCATTCCGAAATGCTCCCGGCCCATGGCTATCCTGCGTTGAAAAAATACTCGCATTTAAAAGGGAATATCGGCAAAGCCTGGTATGACCAGCGCCGCCTGTTTGAAAAATTCCCTGGAGCCATCCTTGCAACAACCAACTGTGTAATGCCGATTAAAGGAAGCTACGCTGACAGGATGTTCTCCTATGAAGTGGCTGGCCTTGAAAATGTTCAAAAAATCGTGAATGACGATTTTACACCTTTAATTGACCGGGCACTTGAATTGCCTGAGGCCAATATTGAGTCGGAAGAAACACTGCTTACTGGCTTCCACCATGAAACAGTTCTAGGGCTCGCTCCTGAAGTCATTGCAGCAGTCAAAGAAGGAAAAATCAAACGTTTCTTCGTTATTGCTGGCTGTGACGCACCAGGGAAAGGAGGAGAGTACTACCGCGAACTTGCAACATCGCTGCCTCCTGAAACAGTCATTCTGACAACCTCATGTGGAAAATTCCGTTTCAATGATGTGGATTATGGAACAGTGCCTGGGACTGAGATTCCTCGCTATATTGACCTTGGCCAGTGCAACAACTCTGGTTCCACCGTTAAAATTGCAAAAGCTTTGGCTGATGCGTTCGAATGTGAAATCAATGAACTCCCGGTAAGCATCGTCCTTTCCTGGTTTGAGCAAAAAGCAGTTGCAATTTTGTTGGGACTTTTCAGTCTCGGCATCAAGGACATCCGGATTGGGCCAAAACCGCCTGAATTCATTTCTGCTGGTGTCCTGGAAGTATTGCAAAATGCGTTCAACCTAAAGTTAATTGGTGACGCTCAGGAAGACATGAACGAAATGCTTCAACTTTCTGACGCAAAATAA
- a CDS encoding penicillin-binding protein 1A yields MASNYKSREERRKQIASNGKKKKKGVPTRGGLFKKIFLILIALGIVGMLSGIATFAFLVQDAPKLDEKLLKDPIPSKLLDKEGKVFREVGTVRREYVDYKDIPKLVEDAFLATEDVRFYQHHGIDIIRLGGAVIANLTNGFGSEGASTITQQVVKNSFLTNEKTIKRKVQEAWLSYQLERKYTKQQIFEMYVNKILMGGDIHGVSTAAEVYFDKSLDELELHEAALLAGLPQSPNNYNPFVNPDRAEKRRNLVLSLMNQHGFINEQQMKEAQAIPVEKTLVPEEKRKKNEKPYDSFVDAVIEEVKKAGDFDIYSDGLTIHTTLDQDAQKYVDKMMFTDDVVAFPDEKFQAGIVMVDTKTGEIRAVGGNRNKDVQRGYNFAMDIKRQPGSLIKPILDYGPAIEHLQWGTYHMMEDKPTKYTGGTEFGNWNDQYDGWMTIRTALAKSKNTIAVQTLQQVGTEKAKDFAVNLGIPLKEIYESYAIGGFGGKTVGVSPLHLAGAYSAFGNNGYYTKPHAVAKIELRDGTEIDTAPESKAVMKDYTAFMVTDMMKSVLTNGTGTAAHIPGLPAAGKTGTTNYTEDELRKLNVGKGAVPDAWFAGYTTNYTIAVWTGYESRMTPIMPGKDQQIAKSLYRNLMQHVSKDVDTPDFKMPKSVERVRIEKGSVPAKLASEYTPDSMVLTEYAVKGKKPKEVSKKFDKPDAPTGLKAEFNKETNSISLGWNHKEKQNISYSISVTKDGSKVHSNTTSNTSYEVPNITSGGTYSVTVTAVKDGTSSDPATASVVVEGQTPPPSDENGGNNGNGNGNGNGNGNGNGNGNGNGNGNGNGEGDGEGEGDGEGEGEGDGEGEGDGGGTGDGEGDGEGGTGGDTGGGTGGDTGGGTGGGTGGGTGGGTGGGTGGGTGGNGSGNGSGRGN; encoded by the coding sequence ATGGCAAGTAATTATAAATCCAGGGAGGAAAGAAGGAAACAGATTGCCTCCAATGGGAAAAAGAAGAAAAAAGGTGTTCCTACCCGCGGCGGACTTTTTAAGAAAATATTCCTTATTCTTATTGCGCTTGGCATAGTAGGAATGCTGTCAGGCATTGCAACATTCGCTTTCCTCGTCCAGGATGCACCTAAGTTGGACGAAAAGCTTCTAAAGGATCCCATTCCTTCTAAACTACTTGATAAAGAAGGTAAAGTATTCAGGGAAGTCGGTACGGTTCGAAGAGAATATGTTGATTATAAAGATATCCCCAAATTGGTTGAAGATGCGTTTTTAGCCACCGAGGATGTCCGCTTTTATCAGCATCATGGTATTGATATTATCCGCCTGGGCGGTGCAGTCATTGCGAACCTTACGAATGGCTTTGGTTCTGAAGGTGCTTCAACCATTACCCAACAGGTAGTGAAGAACTCCTTTTTGACCAATGAAAAAACAATTAAACGGAAGGTACAGGAGGCCTGGCTTTCCTATCAGCTTGAACGGAAATATACGAAACAGCAAATTTTCGAGATGTATGTCAATAAAATCCTTATGGGTGGAGATATCCATGGGGTATCAACAGCGGCTGAAGTATATTTTGACAAGAGCTTGGATGAGCTTGAGCTTCATGAAGCCGCACTGCTTGCCGGGCTTCCTCAAAGCCCTAATAATTATAATCCATTCGTAAATCCAGACAGAGCAGAGAAAAGAAGGAATTTGGTTCTTTCACTCATGAACCAGCATGGCTTCATTAATGAACAGCAAATGAAGGAAGCACAGGCCATTCCTGTTGAAAAAACCCTTGTTCCTGAAGAAAAACGCAAAAAAAATGAAAAACCATATGACTCGTTTGTTGACGCTGTTATCGAAGAGGTGAAGAAAGCTGGAGATTTCGATATATACTCCGACGGCTTAACGATTCATACAACACTAGATCAGGATGCACAAAAATATGTAGATAAGATGATGTTTACAGATGATGTTGTGGCATTTCCTGATGAAAAATTCCAGGCCGGAATCGTCATGGTTGATACAAAAACAGGCGAAATCCGGGCGGTAGGCGGAAACCGCAACAAGGATGTCCAGCGTGGCTATAATTTTGCAATGGATATTAAAAGGCAGCCAGGATCATTGATAAAACCAATTCTTGACTATGGTCCGGCAATAGAGCACCTCCAATGGGGCACCTACCATATGATGGAGGATAAGCCTACCAAATATACAGGCGGAACCGAATTCGGGAACTGGAATGACCAATATGATGGCTGGATGACAATCCGCACTGCCCTTGCGAAATCAAAAAACACAATCGCTGTGCAGACTCTTCAGCAGGTCGGCACAGAAAAAGCGAAGGATTTTGCCGTAAACCTTGGGATACCTTTGAAAGAAATTTATGAATCCTATGCAATAGGCGGTTTCGGCGGGAAAACGGTCGGGGTATCCCCTCTCCATCTTGCCGGGGCATACAGCGCATTTGGCAACAATGGTTATTATACGAAGCCACATGCTGTAGCTAAAATAGAACTTCGTGATGGAACAGAAATTGATACTGCACCTGAATCAAAGGCAGTCATGAAAGACTACACAGCGTTTATGGTCACAGATATGATGAAGAGTGTATTAACAAATGGAACAGGTACGGCTGCACATATACCAGGCCTTCCCGCTGCAGGTAAAACAGGGACGACCAACTATACAGAAGATGAGTTGAGAAAACTTAATGTAGGTAAAGGCGCTGTTCCTGACGCCTGGTTTGCCGGCTATACGACCAACTATACCATTGCAGTCTGGACTGGGTATGAAAGCAGGATGACACCTATCATGCCTGGCAAAGACCAGCAGATAGCCAAATCGCTATACAGAAATCTGATGCAGCATGTTTCTAAAGACGTCGATACACCTGATTTCAAAATGCCAAAATCAGTTGAACGTGTAAGAATTGAAAAAGGTTCAGTTCCTGCCAAATTGGCAAGTGAATATACTCCAGATAGCATGGTATTGACTGAATATGCTGTTAAAGGTAAAAAACCGAAGGAAGTTTCCAAGAAGTTTGATAAACCTGATGCACCTACTGGTCTGAAGGCAGAGTTTAACAAAGAAACCAACTCAATTTCATTGGGCTGGAACCATAAAGAAAAACAGAATATTAGCTACTCCATCTCAGTTACAAAGGATGGCAGCAAGGTTCATTCCAACACGACATCCAATACTTCGTATGAAGTCCCTAACATTACTTCTGGCGGCACATATTCGGTAACCGTAACTGCTGTAAAAGACGGAACTAGCAGTGATCCTGCAACAGCTTCTGTTGTTGTCGAAGGCCAAACACCTCCACCTAGCGATGAAAATGGAGGAAATAACGGTAACGGAAATGGCAACGGAAATGGTAATGGTAACGGAAATGGTAATGGCAACGGAAATGGCAACGGAAATGGCAATGGTGAAGGTGATGGCGAAGGCGAGGGTGATGGCGAAGGCGAAGGCGAAGGTGACGGCGAAGGCGAAGGTGATGGCGGCGGTACTGGCGACGGCGAAGGTGATGGCGAAGGCGGTACTGGCGGAGATACCGGCGGCGGTACCGGTGGGGATACTGGCGGCGGTACCGGCGGTGGAACTGGCGGCGGTACCGGTGGTGGAACTGGTGGCGGTACCGGTGGCGGTACTGGCGGAAACGGCAGTGGAAACGGCTCCGGCCGTGGTAACTAA
- a CDS encoding DUF2515 domain-containing protein, with the protein MQMSEKEIIKEIRKETAKLNKDNITRTNAYFNFFKQNPDLIWAFLASMVSRNGGWNMCDLEGTIFPHFLTDVTRKQLFLTYERANWLIFHDAYPQLLLYSYSTKMNKPLFHLLKYLNISSFMQKEWAVYWEKQDKNRLTTALIINEQNVIQEPIIEHPVYKSKVFQSLEFNLQEWFHFSCVLFPTCGGELYGASVSGFRKVSNRIDLGRRLTKILFHPRLFPHFYEFARRTAHTGSRHDYEQYFKQKVRRETPYLRMTFPIIEHHRHIYQDWSQVKMAPVHKLYLSVKLKETPHLTDWYIQKRDQLQLMAQVKKDYLPRGFKL; encoded by the coding sequence ATGCAGATGTCTGAAAAAGAAATAATTAAGGAAATTAGGAAAGAAACAGCCAAATTGAATAAGGATAATATCACCAGAACAAATGCATATTTTAATTTCTTTAAGCAAAATCCTGATCTTATATGGGCTTTTTTGGCTAGTATGGTCTCACGGAACGGTGGATGGAATATGTGCGACCTTGAAGGAACGATTTTCCCCCATTTCCTTACAGATGTGACAAGGAAGCAACTCTTTCTTACGTATGAGCGAGCAAACTGGCTCATTTTCCATGATGCTTATCCACAACTTTTGCTTTACTCCTATTCGACGAAAATGAATAAGCCATTGTTTCATCTGTTAAAATATTTAAATATTTCGTCGTTTATGCAAAAAGAGTGGGCGGTTTATTGGGAGAAACAGGATAAAAACAGGCTGACCACGGCATTGATTATTAATGAACAAAATGTTATTCAGGAACCGATCATTGAACATCCAGTATACAAAAGTAAAGTTTTTCAAAGCCTTGAGTTCAATCTGCAGGAATGGTTCCATTTTAGTTGTGTTCTTTTTCCAACTTGCGGTGGAGAATTATACGGTGCGAGTGTATCTGGCTTTCGTAAGGTTTCCAATCGGATAGACCTTGGCAGAAGGCTAACCAAAATACTTTTCCATCCAAGGCTGTTTCCCCACTTTTACGAATTTGCCCGGCGAACGGCTCATACGGGTTCAAGACATGACTATGAGCAGTACTTCAAACAAAAAGTCCGGCGCGAAACACCTTATTTAAGGATGACGTTTCCAATTATCGAGCACCACCGCCATATATATCAAGATTGGAGCCAAGTTAAAATGGCCCCCGTACACAAGCTGTATTTATCAGTAAAGCTAAAAGAGACACCCCATTTAACCGACTGGTATATACAAAAACGGGATCAGCTCCAATTGATGGCACAAGTAAAAAAGGACTATTTGCCAAGGGGCTTTAAGCTATAA
- a CDS encoding DUF1798 family protein: MDSLILLEELTKQLLDYNKVFVQTFEQTREKNEDGDFYSEVKPFADKVKIINDQWKEAALKETVFLGRNGIASRQIELAHEHVEKLSIQAFFVKTSRYTFINSSRTVDYTLSSILEKIAGTGKVL, translated from the coding sequence ATGGACTCATTGATTTTGTTAGAAGAGCTCACCAAACAGCTTCTGGATTATAATAAGGTATTTGTCCAAACTTTTGAACAAACTAGGGAGAAAAACGAGGATGGTGATTTTTACTCGGAGGTAAAGCCCTTCGCAGATAAAGTAAAAATTATAAATGACCAATGGAAGGAAGCAGCTCTAAAAGAGACGGTATTCCTTGGCCGTAACGGCATTGCGAGCCGTCAGATTGAACTTGCCCATGAACACGTTGAAAAACTATCGATTCAGGCCTTTTTTGTCAAGACCAGCCGGTACACGTTTATAAATTCAAGCAGGACAGTTGATTATACATTAAGCAGCATTCTTGAAAAAATTGCAGGAACCGGGAAAGTTCTTTAA
- a CDS encoding Hsp20/alpha crystallin family protein: MNEKDKPKRYVQKGHRNSKQKDPDYPLSYLNDFLHYPPVKGFLQSIDDFFQNPFTHSPFRVSLEDHNNEYIITSELAGVKRDQIHIDIFRNQVVISIENKVEQTETNEEHGSYRKSISQRRDTRSVHLPKPVLDHKAKASYQDGLLKITLPIDKGHTLQID, encoded by the coding sequence ATGAACGAAAAAGATAAACCAAAACGTTATGTTCAGAAGGGGCATCGGAACTCCAAGCAGAAGGATCCGGATTATCCATTGTCATATTTGAATGACTTTTTGCACTATCCGCCTGTAAAAGGCTTCCTTCAGTCCATAGATGATTTCTTCCAAAATCCATTCACACATTCACCTTTCCGCGTAAGCCTTGAAGATCATAACAACGAATACATCATTACGTCAGAACTTGCAGGTGTTAAGCGAGATCAAATCCATATAGATATTTTTAGAAATCAAGTTGTCATTTCAATAGAAAACAAAGTCGAACAAACAGAGACAAATGAAGAGCATGGAAGCTATCGGAAAAGCATATCGCAGCGACGTGATACAAGAAGTGTTCACCTTCCAAAACCGGTTCTTGATCATAAAGCAAAAGCCTCCTATCAAGATGGGCTCCTCAAAATAACCTTGCCAATAGACAAAGGCCATACATTGCAAATAGATTAA
- a CDS encoding YppG family protein: MQYNPYQAPVYGQGPFTQQMPYGVYPQQGMPVSQMMPGFQPGFPVGENMWPNNQFVPQAHQNRPGSHFLFQNPLDPGGQNGFFGNSQPMQQMGFPPQYNPYPKGQFVQKTPGAMQSILGSFKSQDGTLDINKMVNTAGQMVSTVSQASALIKGLGGVFKA, translated from the coding sequence ATGCAATATAACCCATACCAAGCTCCGGTATATGGACAGGGGCCTTTTACGCAGCAAATGCCTTATGGAGTTTATCCCCAGCAGGGAATGCCAGTCTCCCAGATGATGCCAGGGTTTCAGCCAGGTTTTCCAGTGGGAGAGAATATGTGGCCGAATAACCAATTTGTTCCACAAGCTCACCAAAATAGGCCGGGCAGCCATTTTCTTTTTCAAAACCCCCTGGATCCCGGAGGGCAAAATGGATTTTTTGGCAATTCACAGCCAATGCAGCAAATGGGTTTTCCGCCACAATATAATCCATACCCTAAAGGGCAGTTTGTACAAAAAACACCAGGAGCCATGCAATCCATCCTTGGCTCGTTTAAATCACAGGATGGCACATTAGATATCAATAAAATGGTGAATACAGCAGGGCAAATGGTCAGTACTGTGAGTCAGGCATCGGCCCTAATAAAAGGCTTGGGCGGAGTATTCAAGGCTTAA
- the recU gene encoding Holliday junction resolvase RecU: MFNYPNGKKYTGLQPLQGAKLKRESVNSYSNRGMTLEDDLNETNQFYLSRGIAVIHKKPTPIQIVQVDYPKRSAAVIKEAYFKQASTTDYNGVYKGRYIDFEAKETQNPTSFPLKNIHEHQIRHMDAVLKQGGISFVILRFSSSDELFLLDALPLLGFWERMEQGGRKSITKSEVMEAGIPISLGYQPRIDYLKKVDELYILD; this comes from the coding sequence TTGTTCAATTACCCAAATGGAAAAAAATACACTGGACTACAGCCCCTTCAAGGAGCGAAACTAAAACGGGAGTCAGTCAATTCTTATAGCAACCGTGGAATGACTTTAGAAGACGATTTGAATGAAACGAATCAATTTTACCTAAGCAGAGGCATTGCGGTCATTCATAAAAAACCGACGCCGATTCAAATCGTCCAGGTTGATTATCCCAAGCGGAGCGCAGCAGTTATCAAAGAAGCCTATTTCAAGCAGGCCTCCACAACAGATTATAATGGAGTATATAAAGGAAGATATATAGATTTTGAGGCGAAGGAAACCCAGAATCCCACCTCTTTTCCTTTGAAAAACATCCATGAGCACCAAATTCGCCATATGGATGCTGTGCTAAAACAAGGAGGAATTTCATTTGTTATCCTGCGATTTTCAAGCAGTGATGAATTATTTCTTTTAGATGCGCTCCCTCTTCTAGGGTTTTGGGAAAGGATGGAACAGGGCGGAAGAAAATCAATAACCAAATCCGAAGTAATGGAAGCTGGCATCCCGATTTCACTAGGCTACCAGCCAAGGATTGATTATTTAAAAAAAGTTGATGAACTCTACATTCTAGATTGA